One window of Lacerta agilis isolate rLacAgi1 chromosome 14, rLacAgi1.pri, whole genome shotgun sequence genomic DNA carries:
- the MRPL45 gene encoding 39S ribosomal protein L45, mitochondrial — protein sequence MQRASLKMAASVPGSMARLPLRVGWQGVECLLNAARLAPSSLVVPVRTKRRHFIPPAVNAKYTTPEEQMKHARAAGFVVPHERLIRPMNISCTAGIFDPYIPPEGDARVSSLSKEGLKQRTEQVKQTAVSQLAIRKIKNHDPDFSTKTFPEKAQNIFIEAHNNLTNFNKQKLHSLVTERCYPEMVRGNRYKTIRWSFLESLEPPRVVQVRCPDMVSKTNLYGQVTVRMHTRQSLAIYDRFGRLMHGGEQIPKDVLEYVVFERHLPNPYSPWRLHGKIVPAWAPPKDPILKTVMIPGPMLDPSQEYEEMDIPQQAPAPQTQWYK from the exons ATGCAACGGGCGAGCCTCAAGATGGCTGCCTCTGTGCCGGGAAGTATGGCGAGGCTCCCATTGCGCGTGGGATGGCAG GGTGTGGAATGTTTACTGAATGCTGCCCGCTTGGCTCCATCCTCTCTTGTGGTCCCAGTGAGAACAAAGAGGCGGCATTTCATCCCCCCTGCTGTCAATGCAAAGTACACAACTCCAGAAGAGCAGATGAAGCATGCCAGGGCTGCAGGGTTTGTGGTACCTCATGAGCGGTTGATACGCCCCATGAATATTTCCTGCACAG CTGGGATCTTTGATCCGTATATTCCTCCAGAAGGAGATGCCCGCGTGTCGTCTTTGTCAAAGGAAGGGCTGAAGCAAAGGACAGAGCAGGTCAAGCAGACTGCAGTTTCACAGCTAGC GATCCGAAAGATCAAAAATCATGATCCTGACTTCAGcacaaaaacctttccagaaaaaGCCCAGAACATCTTTATTGAAGCTCACAATAACTTGACCAA CTTTAACAAACAGAAGCTTCACTCCTTAGTGACTGAACGCTGTTACCCG GAAATGGTCCGAGGAAACAGATACAAGACCATCCGGTGGAGTTTTCTGGAGTCTCTGGAGCCTCCTAGGGTGGTTCAGGTGCGATGTCCCGATATGGTGAGCAAAACCAACCTGTATGGACAAGTGACGGTTCGAATGCACACACGGCAG AGTCTAGCTATCTATGACCGGTTTGGGAGGCTGATGCATGGAGGAGAGCAGATACCAAAGGACGTCCTGGAATATGTTGTGTTTGAGAGGCATCTGCCCAACCCCTACAGTCCATGGAGATTACACGGCAAGATTGTTCCTGCTTGGGCTCCTCCAAAGGACCCGATTCTTAAG ACTGTTATGATTCCAGGACCAATGCTGGATCCCTCGCAAGAATACGAGGAAATGGATATTCCCCAACAGGCACCAGCCCCACAGACTCAGTGGTACAAATAA